A section of the Numida meleagris isolate 19003 breed g44 Domestic line chromosome 16, NumMel1.0, whole genome shotgun sequence genome encodes:
- the CFAP77 gene encoding cilia- and flagella-associated protein 77 isoform X3, producing the protein MGVPHSEVCKPPCLSFPAASQQFPPTCHTFTPAADSWPRLADPGSEREPRAELGKPMRNCYNLPGFDFSYGLYIERTDGGVPAAIGHWNTIKPRTNLTRNMPRDFITMNRGALKAGCTTARQFNLYYKAKDIRRKDDEYSRLRRSPPHVPADMTYGIPARSSTPLYDLLQHKYKELWMEQQRALTAALRLKETKWQQDKVRDNRASLLRKIPVPPKEESFWHLPHLDKQWDLDIFLNSSVHPIVLCGTCLSSASFVCGVKCWETSSEKLEGILERKEEEPGKRD; encoded by the exons ATGGG AGTTCCGCATTCAGAGGTCTGCAAGCCGCCTTGCCTCtcctttcctgcagcttctcagCAGTTTCCTCCCACCTGCCACACCTTCACCCCAGCAGCAGATTCCTGGCCTCGCTTAGCTGACCCAGGATCAGAACGTGAGCCCAGG GCAGAACTGGGAAAGCCTATGAGAAACTGCTATAACCTGCCAGGCTTTGATTTTTCATATGGGCTGTACATCGAAAGGACGGATGGAGGAGTCCCTGCAG CAATAGGCCACTGGAACACAATAAAGCCCAGGACGAATTTAACTCGGAATATGCCCCGAGACTTCATCACCATGAACCGTGGTGCTCTGAAGGCTGGGTGTACCACAGCCCGGCAGTTTAACTTGTACTACAAGGCCAAGGACATTCGGCGTAAAGACGACGAGTACAGTCGCTTAAGGAGATCTCCTCCTCACGTACCTGCGGACATGACCTATGGCATTCCTGCACG GTCTTCCACTCCCCTGTATGACCTCCTCCAACACAAATACAAGGAGCTGTGGATGGAACAGCAGAGAGCGCTGACCGCAGCCCTCCGACTGAAAGAGACAAAG TGGCAGCAGGACAAAGTGCGCGACAATCGTGCTTCGCTTCTCCGAAAAATCCCAGTGCCTCCAAAGGAGGAGTCCTTCTGGCACCTGCCCCACCTGGACAAG CAGTGGGATCTGGACATCTTCCTGAATTCATCTGTGCATCCTATTGTGCTCTGTGGTACTTGTCTGAGTTCTGCCAGCTTTGTTTGTGGTGTAAAATGCTGGGAAACTTCAAGTGAAAAGCTAGAAGGCATtttagaaaggaaggaagaagagccGGGCAAGAGAGATTGA
- the CFAP77 gene encoding cilia- and flagella-associated protein 77 isoform X7, with translation MTCIHDFVQTRGKLFSRIKSAHFTSWIKIIAGVFYAELGKPMRNCYNLPGFDFSYGLYIERTDGGVPAAIGHWNTIKPRTNLTRNMPRDFITMNRGALKAGCTTARQFNLYYKAKDIRRKDDEYSRLRRSPPHVPADMTYGIPARSSTPLYDLLQHKYKELWMEQQRALTAALRLKETKWQQDKVRDNRASLLRKIPVPPKEESFWHLPHLDKQWDLDIFLNSSVHPIVLCGTCLSSASFVCGVKCWETSSEKLEGILERKEEEPGKRD, from the exons ATGACTTGCATTCACGATTTTGTGCAGACGAGAGGAAAATTATTCAGTCGCATCAAGTCTGCCCATTTTACAAGTTGGATAAAGATCATCGCTGGAGTCTTTTAT GCAGAACTGGGAAAGCCTATGAGAAACTGCTATAACCTGCCAGGCTTTGATTTTTCATATGGGCTGTACATCGAAAGGACGGATGGAGGAGTCCCTGCAG CAATAGGCCACTGGAACACAATAAAGCCCAGGACGAATTTAACTCGGAATATGCCCCGAGACTTCATCACCATGAACCGTGGTGCTCTGAAGGCTGGGTGTACCACAGCCCGGCAGTTTAACTTGTACTACAAGGCCAAGGACATTCGGCGTAAAGACGACGAGTACAGTCGCTTAAGGAGATCTCCTCCTCACGTACCTGCGGACATGACCTATGGCATTCCTGCACG GTCTTCCACTCCCCTGTATGACCTCCTCCAACACAAATACAAGGAGCTGTGGATGGAACAGCAGAGAGCGCTGACCGCAGCCCTCCGACTGAAAGAGACAAAG TGGCAGCAGGACAAAGTGCGCGACAATCGTGCTTCGCTTCTCCGAAAAATCCCAGTGCCTCCAAAGGAGGAGTCCTTCTGGCACCTGCCCCACCTGGACAAG CAGTGGGATCTGGACATCTTCCTGAATTCATCTGTGCATCCTATTGTGCTCTGTGGTACTTGTCTGAGTTCTGCCAGCTTTGTTTGTGGTGTAAAATGCTGGGAAACTTCAAGTGAAAAGCTAGAAGGCATtttagaaaggaaggaagaagagccGGGCAAGAGAGATTGA
- the CFAP77 gene encoding cilia- and flagella-associated protein 77 isoform X10 yields MRNCYNLPGFDFSYGLYIERTDGGVPAAIGHWNTIKPRTNLTRNMPRDFITMNRGALKAGCTTARQFNLYYKAKDIRRKDDEYSRLRRSPPHVPADMTYGIPARSSTPLYDLLQHKYKELWMEQQRALTAALRLKETKWQQDKVRDNRASLLRKIPVPPKEESFWHLPHLDKQWDLDIFLNSSVHPIVLCGTCLSSASFVCGVKCWETSSEKLEGILERKEEEPGKRD; encoded by the exons ATGAGAAACTGCTATAACCTGCCAGGCTTTGATTTTTCATATGGGCTGTACATCGAAAGGACGGATGGAGGAGTCCCTGCAG CAATAGGCCACTGGAACACAATAAAGCCCAGGACGAATTTAACTCGGAATATGCCCCGAGACTTCATCACCATGAACCGTGGTGCTCTGAAGGCTGGGTGTACCACAGCCCGGCAGTTTAACTTGTACTACAAGGCCAAGGACATTCGGCGTAAAGACGACGAGTACAGTCGCTTAAGGAGATCTCCTCCTCACGTACCTGCGGACATGACCTATGGCATTCCTGCACG GTCTTCCACTCCCCTGTATGACCTCCTCCAACACAAATACAAGGAGCTGTGGATGGAACAGCAGAGAGCGCTGACCGCAGCCCTCCGACTGAAAGAGACAAAG TGGCAGCAGGACAAAGTGCGCGACAATCGTGCTTCGCTTCTCCGAAAAATCCCAGTGCCTCCAAAGGAGGAGTCCTTCTGGCACCTGCCCCACCTGGACAAG CAGTGGGATCTGGACATCTTCCTGAATTCATCTGTGCATCCTATTGTGCTCTGTGGTACTTGTCTGAGTTCTGCCAGCTTTGTTTGTGGTGTAAAATGCTGGGAAACTTCAAGTGAAAAGCTAGAAGGCATtttagaaaggaaggaagaagagccGGGCAAGAGAGATTGA